The Flavobacterium marginilacus genome window below encodes:
- a CDS encoding tRNA1(Val) (adenine(37)-N6)-methyltransferase, translated as MPKFEFKQFSVEQDRCAMKIGTDGVLLGAWTPIVNNPFSVLDIGAGTGIIALMLAQRSAAEQIDALEIDEEAYEQAADNFENSPWNDRLFCFHAGLDEFVEEPEDEYDLIVSNPPFYSEDYKSSDDQRDLARFQDAMPFEELIEAAALLLSENGIFTVIIPFKEEEKFIALAKEYELFPLKITRVKGTPNSEIKRSLLAFSRNEIINFPADELIIETARHIYTPDYIELTKDFYLKM; from the coding sequence ATGCCAAAATTTGAATTCAAACAATTTTCTGTTGAACAGGATAGATGTGCTATGAAAATTGGAACTGACGGCGTTTTACTAGGTGCTTGGACTCCTATTGTTAATAATCCTTTCAGTGTTTTAGATATTGGAGCTGGAACTGGAATAATTGCTTTGATGCTTGCGCAAAGAAGTGCGGCGGAACAAATTGATGCTTTAGAGATTGACGAAGAGGCTTACGAACAAGCTGCGGATAATTTTGAAAACTCTCCTTGGAACGATCGCTTGTTTTGTTTTCACGCTGGTCTGGATGAATTTGTTGAAGAGCCGGAAGATGAATACGATCTGATTGTTTCCAATCCTCCTTTTTATAGTGAAGATTATAAATCAAGTGACGATCAAAGAGATTTAGCGCGCTTTCAGGACGCTATGCCTTTTGAAGAATTAATAGAAGCAGCTGCTTTACTGCTTTCCGAAAACGGAATATTTACAGTTATCATTCCTTTTAAAGAAGAAGAGAAATTTATAGCTCTTGCAAAAGAATATGAATTATTTCCCTTGAAAATCACTCGGGTTAAAGGAACTCCAAACAGTGAAATCAAACGCAGTTTGTTGGCTTTTAGCCGAAATGAAATTATCAATTTCCCTGCAGATGAATTAATCATTGAAACTGCACGGCATATTTACACTCCAGATTATATCGAACTGACAAAGGACTTTTATTTGAAAATGTAG
- the rimM gene encoding ribosome maturation factor RimM (Essential for efficient processing of 16S rRNA) → MRKEDCFYLGKIAKKFSFKGEVLAYLDTDEPELYENLESVFVECNKHLIPFFIENCSLHKNDFLRIRFEDVNTEEAADGLLGSDLYLPLKMLPKLTGNKFYFHEVIGFEVEDKRLGYVGEIQSINDTTAQPLFEVLKGDAEILIPMIDHFLVKIDRENKKVIMDLPEGLIEMYL, encoded by the coding sequence ATGCGTAAAGAAGATTGTTTCTATTTGGGCAAAATCGCCAAAAAATTCAGTTTCAAAGGTGAAGTCTTAGCTTATTTAGATACAGACGAACCTGAGTTATACGAAAACTTGGAATCAGTGTTTGTTGAATGTAACAAACACTTGATTCCTTTTTTTATTGAAAACTGTTCACTTCACAAAAACGATTTTCTTCGTATCCGTTTTGAAGATGTAAACACTGAAGAAGCTGCAGATGGTCTTTTAGGCAGTGATCTTTACCTTCCTCTTAAAATGCTGCCCAAACTTACGGGTAATAAATTCTACTTTCATGAAGTAATTGGTTTTGAAGTAGAAGATAAACGTCTTGGTTATGTTGGTGAAATTCAGTCTATCAACGATACTACAGCGCAGCCTCTTTTTGAAGTTCTTAAAGGAGATGCCGAAATCTTAATTCCAATGATTGATCATTTCTTGGTTAAAATTGACAGAGAAAACAAAAAAGTCATTATGGATTTGCCTGAAGGATTAATTGAAATGTATTTGTAG
- a CDS encoding 30S ribosomal protein S16, whose product MSVKIRLQRHGKKQKPFYWVVAADARSKRDGRYLEKIGTYNPNTNPATIELNLDSAVKWLHNGAQPTDTAKAILSYKGALLKHHLDGGIRKGALTQEQADAKLAAWLEAKAGKVDAKKDGLSKAQADAKAKALKAEQAVNAKRIADAAQAEADAIAAATPAVEEEVVAEAEEAPAAEENNESEA is encoded by the coding sequence ATGTCAGTAAAAATTAGATTACAAAGACACGGTAAAAAACAAAAACCTTTTTACTGGGTTGTAGCAGCTGATGCTCGCTCAAAAAGAGATGGTAGATACCTAGAGAAAATTGGTACTTACAATCCAAACACAAATCCTGCAACTATCGAGTTAAACTTGGATAGTGCTGTAAAATGGCTGCACAATGGTGCTCAGCCTACTGATACAGCAAAAGCTATTCTTTCTTACAAAGGAGCTTTGTTGAAACACCACCTTGATGGAGGTATTCGCAAAGGTGCTTTGACTCAAGAACAAGCTGATGCAAAATTAGCAGCTTGGTTAGAAGCTAAAGCTGGAAAAGTTGATGCTAAAAAAGATGGTTTATCAAAAGCTCAGGCTGATGCTAAAGCAAAAGCTTTGAAAGCAGAACAGGCTGTAAATGCAAAACGTATTGCTGATGCTGCTCAAGCAGAAGCTGATGCTATTGCTGCTGCAACTCCTGCTGTTGAAGAAGAAGTTGTTGCTGAAGCTGAAGAAGCTCCTGCTGCAGAAGAAAACAACGAATCAGAAGCATAA
- a CDS encoding DUF6252 family protein, translating into MRRFFLITILLFILASCEDQVKFNNPAVQGLKDNIIWRAGLFNITQSSDGSLTIIAYQKNDALLLKTAGNAVKTYPLGTDTASKVALTEKTDGVTTVFSTGKNIGNGQITITEWDAVNHTVTGEFNFNAKNESTNPSAKPNVNFQKGVFYKVPVTTETNLTKNTASF; encoded by the coding sequence ATGCGCAGATTTTTTTTGATTACAATACTCCTGTTTATTTTAGCATCCTGTGAAGATCAGGTAAAATTCAACAACCCCGCGGTTCAAGGACTAAAAGACAATATAATCTGGAGAGCCGGTTTATTTAATATCACTCAATCATCTGATGGATCATTAACAATCATAGCTTATCAAAAAAATGACGCTTTACTATTAAAAACAGCTGGCAATGCAGTTAAAACGTATCCGCTTGGAACAGATACTGCCAGCAAAGTAGCATTGACAGAAAAAACGGACGGCGTCACTACGGTTTTTTCAACCGGCAAAAATATAGGTAACGGACAAATTACAATTACAGAATGGGATGCCGTAAATCATACAGTTACCGGCGAATTTAATTTTAATGCTAAAAACGAATCCACAAATCCTTCTGCCAAACCGAATGTAAATTTTCAAAAAGGAGTTTTTTATAAAGTCCCTGTTACAACGGAAACCAATTTAACAAAGAACACTGCCTCTTTTTAA
- a CDS encoding RNA recognition motif domain-containing protein, protein MNIFVGSLPFSIEEADLKESFEAYGAVDSVKIITDKFTGRSKGFGFVEMPNDAEAQKAIDELNGATVQGRAIVVNKSEPKPEGERRSFNNNRDSRGGYGNNRGGDNRGGGDRGRY, encoded by the coding sequence ATGAATATTTTTGTTGGAAGCCTTCCATTCAGTATTGAGGAAGCAGATTTAAAAGAGTCTTTCGAGGCATACGGAGCAGTTGATTCAGTTAAAATCATCACTGATAAATTTACTGGAAGAAGTAAAGGCTTTGGTTTTGTTGAGATGCCAAATGATGCGGAAGCTCAAAAAGCAATTGACGAATTGAACGGAGCAACTGTTCAAGGACGTGCAATCGTTGTTAACAAATCTGAGCCAAAACCAGAAGGTGAAAGAAGAAGTTTCAACAACAACCGTGATTCTCGCGGTGGTTACGGAAACAACCGCGGTGGTGATAACCGTGGAGGTGGAGACAGAGGAAGATATTAA
- a CDS encoding DUF1508 domain-containing protein encodes MGAFVISKRFDDQYKFVFTSKKGKVIFTSMKYELKFECEEAIEYFKSNIGLASFEKHRSAGGKYFFRLFLDDAPFALSRKYTTELRVQKGIDEIMKHASVSEILDFSDNDLIFLD; translated from the coding sequence ATGGGGGCTTTTGTTATTAGTAAGAGATTTGATGATCAGTATAAGTTTGTGTTTACTTCTAAAAAAGGGAAGGTGATTTTTACAAGCATGAAGTATGAGCTTAAATTTGAATGTGAAGAAGCGATTGAATATTTTAAAAGTAATATTGGCTTAGCGTCTTTCGAAAAGCACAGATCAGCTGGCGGGAAATATTTTTTCAGGCTCTTTTTAGATGATGCGCCTTTTGCTTTAAGCAGAAAATATACAACTGAATTAAGGGTTCAGAAGGGGATTGATGAAATTATGAAACATGCCTCAGTTTCTGAGATATTGGATTTTTCAGATAATGATCTGATTTTTTTGGATTGA
- the mutS gene encoding DNA mismatch repair protein MutS, with amino-acid sequence MAAKDKIVKETPLMKQYNEIKRKYPDACLLFRVGDFYETFGEDAVRASKILGITLTKRGAGSETETALAGFPHHSINTYLPKLVKAGLRVAICDQLEDPKMTKTIVKRGVTELVTPGVSMNDEVLHSKTNNFLAAVYFANKIIGVSFLDVSTGEFLTAQGNAEYIDKLLQNFNPSEVLVPKNNKSEFREIFGEDFHNFYLEDWIFKEDYAVETLTKHFQTVSLKGFGVEELKEGIIASGAILYYLSETQHNRVQHITAIHRIAEDAYVWMDRFTIRNLELYHSYNPNAVTLLDVIDKTLSPMGGRLLKRWLALPLKDSNKIKSRHQVVSYLNENQDVLKNIQHQIKQISDLERLISKIATGKVSPREVVYLKESLDAIIPIKTLALSSPQEAVKVIGDSLHSCDLLREKIQTTLNQDAPVAIAKGNAIAKGINAELDELREISTSGKQFLEGIEKRESERTGISSLKISFNNVFGYYIEVRNTHKDKVPEEWIRKQTLVSAERYITEELKEYETKILGAEERIQKIESDLFEQLVSWIATYIKPVQMNANLVAQLDCLCCFTQLAIENKYVCPEIDETFELDIKEGRHPVIEKQLPVGVPYITNDVYLDRETQQLIMITGPNMSGKSAILRQTALIVLLAQMGSFVPAESVRMGIVDKIFTRVGASDNISMGESTFMVEMNETASILNNISDRSLVLLDEIGRGTSTYDGISIAWAIAEFLHEHPSKAKTLFATHYHELNEMSETMPRIQNYNVSVKELKDTVLFIRKLVKGGSAHSFGIHVAKMAGMPQLVISRAQKMLKKLEKNHSSDVLNGIKLEKEEMQMSFFNLDDPLLEEIKEEIVNLDINAITPVEALMKLNEIKRMLSRK; translated from the coding sequence TTGGCAGCAAAAGATAAAATAGTCAAAGAGACTCCATTAATGAAGCAGTACAACGAAATCAAAAGGAAATATCCTGATGCGTGCCTGCTGTTTAGGGTTGGGGATTTTTATGAAACTTTTGGAGAGGATGCTGTTCGGGCTTCGAAGATTTTAGGAATCACATTGACAAAAAGAGGCGCTGGTTCTGAAACAGAGACTGCACTTGCCGGTTTTCCGCATCATTCGATTAATACTTATCTGCCTAAATTAGTAAAAGCAGGACTTCGAGTGGCTATCTGCGATCAGCTGGAAGATCCCAAAATGACCAAAACTATTGTTAAACGCGGTGTTACAGAGCTTGTTACGCCTGGAGTTTCAATGAATGATGAGGTTTTGCATTCGAAAACAAATAATTTTCTTGCTGCGGTTTATTTTGCTAATAAAATAATTGGGGTTTCTTTTCTGGATGTTTCTACCGGAGAATTTCTTACTGCACAGGGAAATGCTGAATACATTGATAAATTACTGCAGAATTTCAATCCGAGTGAGGTTTTAGTTCCAAAAAATAATAAAAGTGAATTTCGTGAGATTTTCGGAGAAGACTTTCATAATTTTTATTTAGAAGATTGGATTTTCAAAGAAGATTATGCGGTTGAAACGCTGACTAAACATTTTCAGACAGTTTCTTTAAAAGGTTTTGGCGTTGAGGAATTAAAAGAGGGAATCATCGCATCGGGGGCGATTCTTTATTATTTGTCCGAAACACAGCATAACAGAGTACAGCATATTACTGCGATTCACAGAATTGCCGAAGATGCTTATGTCTGGATGGACCGATTTACGATCCGCAACCTGGAATTGTATCATAGTTACAATCCAAATGCTGTCACACTGCTGGATGTAATTGATAAAACGCTTTCGCCAATGGGAGGACGTTTGTTGAAACGCTGGCTGGCATTGCCTCTGAAAGACAGTAATAAAATAAAAAGCCGTCATCAGGTGGTTTCATATTTAAATGAAAACCAAGATGTTTTAAAGAATATTCAACATCAGATTAAGCAGATTTCTGATCTTGAGCGTTTGATTTCCAAAATTGCAACAGGAAAAGTTTCGCCCCGAGAAGTGGTTTATTTGAAAGAATCGCTGGATGCAATTATTCCGATAAAAACTTTAGCATTATCAAGTCCGCAGGAAGCAGTAAAAGTTATCGGTGACAGTCTGCACAGCTGTGATCTGCTTCGCGAAAAAATACAGACAACTCTAAATCAGGATGCGCCTGTGGCTATTGCTAAAGGAAATGCTATTGCCAAAGGAATTAATGCCGAATTGGATGAGCTTCGTGAAATATCAACTTCCGGGAAACAGTTTTTGGAAGGAATCGAAAAGAGAGAGTCAGAACGAACTGGGATTTCTTCGTTGAAAATATCATTCAATAACGTATTTGGTTATTATATTGAAGTCCGAAATACACATAAAGATAAAGTTCCTGAAGAATGGATCAGAAAGCAGACACTGGTAAGTGCAGAACGATATATTACTGAGGAACTGAAAGAATATGAAACAAAAATTCTGGGAGCGGAGGAAAGAATTCAAAAGATAGAAAGTGATTTGTTTGAACAATTGGTGAGCTGGATAGCAACATACATCAAGCCGGTTCAGATGAATGCTAATTTGGTAGCACAGTTAGACTGTTTGTGCTGTTTTACACAATTGGCAATAGAAAATAAATATGTTTGTCCCGAGATAGATGAAACATTCGAATTGGATATCAAAGAGGGGAGACATCCTGTAATTGAAAAGCAATTGCCTGTCGGAGTTCCTTATATTACAAATGATGTTTATCTGGATAGAGAAACACAGCAATTGATTATGATTACAGGACCCAATATGTCGGGTAAGTCTGCTATATTACGTCAAACGGCTTTGATCGTTCTGCTGGCGCAGATGGGAAGTTTTGTGCCTGCAGAAAGCGTCAGGATGGGAATCGTGGATAAAATATTTACGAGGGTAGGTGCTTCGGATAATATTTCGATGGGAGAATCTACTTTTATGGTGGAGATGAATGAAACGGCTTCTATTTTGAATAATATATCTGATCGAAGTCTGGTGCTTTTGGATGAGATTGGAAGAGGAACGAGTACTTATGACGGAATTTCAATCGCTTGGGCAATTGCTGAGTTTTTGCATGAGCATCCATCGAAGGCTAAAACATTGTTTGCGACACATTATCACGAATTGAATGAAATGAGCGAAACAATGCCTCGAATTCAGAATTACAATGTTTCTGTGAAAGAACTGAAGGATACAGTGCTTTTTATCCGAAAACTGGTAAAAGGAGGAAGTGCGCATAGTTTTGGTATCCATGTGGCAAAAATGGCCGGAATGCCTCAGCTAGTGATTTCAAGAGCGCAAAAAATGCTGAAGAAACTGGAAAAAAACCATTCGAGCGATGTTTTGAATGGCATAAAATTGGAGAAGGAAGAAATGCAGATGAGCTTCTTTAATCTGGATGATCCATTGCTTGAGGAAATTAAGGAAGAGATCGTTAACTTAGATATAAACGCCATAACTCCTGTAGAAGCATTGATGAAACTCAATGAAATTAAAAGAATGCTGTCGAGAAAATAA
- a CDS encoding DUF1573 domain-containing protein, with the protein MKKIFLLAMLTVLGTTFSNAQETSKKVKKAKTTTVALPKVEGAGMVFESETIDYGTIAHNAEPNRQFVFTNNGNKPLIITNTQGSCGCTVPTTPKEPIAPGAKGVIGVRYATDRVGTFTKTVTVTSNAEGQPTKVLTIKGTVLPDAAPAATKS; encoded by the coding sequence ATGAAAAAAATATTTCTATTAGCTATGCTAACCGTTTTAGGAACAACGTTTTCTAACGCACAAGAGACCTCAAAGAAGGTTAAAAAAGCAAAAACAACTACTGTCGCTTTACCAAAAGTAGAAGGTGCAGGAATGGTTTTTGAAAGCGAAACGATTGATTACGGAACTATCGCCCACAATGCTGAGCCAAACCGTCAGTTTGTTTTCACTAACAATGGCAACAAACCATTAATTATCACAAACACTCAAGGATCTTGCGGATGTACAGTACCTACAACACCAAAAGAACCAATCGCTCCTGGAGCTAAAGGAGTTATTGGAGTAAGATATGCGACTGACAGAGTAGGTACATTTACAAAAACTGTAACTGTAACTTCAAATGCTGAAGGACAGCCAACAAAAGTACTTACTATAAAAGGAACTGTTTTACCAGATGCTGCACCAGCTGCAACAAAAAGCTAA
- a CDS encoding RNA methyltransferase: MRKLENSELERKSVEDFKKSEKTPLILVLDDIRSLHNIGSVFRTADAFLIEKIILCGITATPPNKEIHKTALGATETVVWEHNENVLEVIADLKKQNIITLAIEQVESSVFLQDFKVDKNQKYALVFGNEVYGVAQEAVALCDGCIEIPQLGTKHSLNISVSAGIVVWDLFKQFNF; encoded by the coding sequence ATGAGAAAACTTGAAAACAGCGAACTGGAAAGAAAATCTGTTGAAGATTTTAAGAAATCAGAAAAAACACCATTGATTTTGGTTTTGGACGATATTCGAAGTCTGCATAATATAGGATCCGTTTTCAGGACAGCCGATGCTTTTTTGATTGAAAAAATAATCTTATGCGGTATCACCGCAACACCTCCAAATAAAGAAATTCACAAAACTGCTCTTGGTGCTACAGAAACAGTTGTTTGGGAACATAATGAGAATGTGCTGGAAGTTATTGCAGACCTAAAAAAACAAAATATCATAACTCTCGCCATTGAACAAGTAGAAAGCTCAGTCTTTCTGCAGGATTTTAAAGTCGACAAAAATCAGAAGTATGCTTTAGTATTTGGAAACGAAGTCTATGGCGTAGCACAGGAAGCTGTAGCTTTGTGCGACGGATGCATTGAAATTCCGCAATTGGGAACGAAACATTCATTAAATATTTCAGTAAGTGCCGGTATTGTAGTATGGGATTTATTCAAACAATTTAACTTCTAA
- a CDS encoding T9SS type B sorting domain-containing protein has protein sequence MKIRSILLITLFFAFFAQSFSYADSAPKKLFKKSKYSKHSLANEAPVLTAVGNQTYCPLTNVNIVTSVSITDIDDTATDAIYIQISSGYIKGEDQLFLNNASAHPAIKSSWNINEGKLTLNSPTGLPATYIDLEKAIRDVQFSSSSATPSGVRNFSISIGQANFLPRNGHYYEYVPNLGISWTNAKLAADSKTYYGLKGYLATLTAADEAQIAGAQAPGAGWIGGSDMETEGTWKWMTGPEAGTIFWQGKGNGTTPNYANWNSPNEPNDSNNNEDYAHITDPSVGNPGTWNDLPEQGDPPGPYYPKGYVVEYGGTAGDPVLKLSASTTLTIAAISSTTPGSRCDAGTVTLQATATAGTINWYDASTGGNFIGSGSSFTSPNLTATSNFYVETASAGCTTARTAVEAKIINTPSIISTNSPSTNCGSGLFTLQATPTEGTINWYSQTGGNIVGSGLVYITPSISSNTTYYAEAVNNGCINSTKQPVSLIIYPLPIVSNETPIKCALQTITLDAGIPNMTYLWSTGAVTQTIDVVNKGIYTVDVTSPAPQNCTSRKTISVSENNIPEIKNVKVDETTVTIELVQNEKYFEFSIDGINYQSSNVFTNAPSGLQTAYVREVNLCSSDQKTFIVIIIPKFFTPNNDGYNDVWEVKGLINYPLGEVTVFDRYGKLITLLNSYNYTWDGTFNKNLLPASDYWYVLKLDKNSPEVKGHFSLKR, from the coding sequence ATGAAAATCAGATCTATATTACTTATAACGCTGTTTTTTGCGTTTTTTGCTCAGTCATTCAGCTATGCAGATTCTGCACCTAAAAAACTATTTAAAAAATCCAAATATTCCAAACATTCGTTAGCTAATGAAGCTCCGGTTCTGACTGCTGTTGGCAATCAGACCTATTGCCCTTTAACGAATGTCAATATAGTAACCAGTGTATCAATAACAGATATTGACGACACAGCTACCGATGCCATTTATATTCAAATCTCTTCAGGTTATATTAAAGGAGAAGACCAATTATTTCTTAATAATGCATCTGCGCATCCAGCTATAAAAAGCAGCTGGAATATCAATGAGGGCAAATTAACACTAAACAGTCCAACAGGCTTACCTGCAACGTATATTGATTTAGAAAAAGCGATAAGAGACGTTCAATTTAGCAGTTCTTCGGCCACACCAAGCGGTGTCAGAAACTTTTCAATCAGTATTGGACAGGCAAACTTTTTACCAAGAAACGGCCATTATTATGAGTATGTACCTAACTTAGGAATCAGCTGGACAAATGCAAAATTAGCCGCTGACAGCAAAACATATTATGGATTAAAAGGATATTTAGCTACATTAACAGCCGCTGACGAAGCTCAAATCGCAGGAGCACAAGCACCTGGAGCCGGGTGGATTGGCGGATCAGATATGGAAACCGAAGGAACTTGGAAATGGATGACCGGCCCCGAAGCCGGTACTATTTTTTGGCAAGGCAAAGGCAATGGCACCACTCCAAATTATGCAAATTGGAATTCACCTAACGAACCAAATGATTCTAATAACAATGAAGATTACGCACACATAACAGATCCGTCAGTAGGAAACCCTGGAACATGGAACGATTTACCAGAACAAGGAGATCCGCCAGGACCTTATTACCCTAAAGGCTATGTTGTCGAATATGGCGGAACTGCCGGCGATCCTGTATTAAAGCTTTCTGCAAGTACAACTTTGACAATCGCAGCAATATCAAGCACCACTCCCGGATCAAGGTGTGATGCTGGAACAGTAACACTTCAAGCAACAGCTACAGCAGGCACTATCAATTGGTATGATGCTTCAACAGGAGGAAATTTCATAGGCAGCGGTTCTAGTTTTACAAGTCCAAATTTAACTGCCACCAGCAATTTCTATGTAGAAACTGCTTCTGCCGGCTGTACGACTGCCAGAACAGCAGTAGAGGCTAAAATCATTAACACTCCAAGTATCATCAGCACCAACTCTCCTTCGACCAATTGCGGATCAGGATTATTCACGCTTCAAGCCACTCCTACTGAAGGAACCATAAATTGGTACTCACAAACAGGAGGAAATATTGTAGGATCAGGATTAGTATATATAACTCCATCTATTTCTTCCAATACAACTTATTATGCTGAAGCTGTCAATAACGGGTGCATTAACAGTACAAAACAGCCTGTCTCTTTAATTATTTATCCCCTTCCAATTGTAAGTAATGAAACTCCCATAAAGTGTGCATTACAAACTATTACTTTAGATGCCGGTATACCAAACATGACGTATCTTTGGTCAACTGGTGCCGTAACACAGACTATAGATGTCGTTAACAAAGGAATTTATACAGTCGATGTAACCAGTCCTGCTCCTCAAAACTGCACCAGCAGAAAAACAATTTCTGTTTCAGAAAACAATATACCCGAAATAAAAAATGTAAAAGTTGATGAAACAACTGTTACTATAGAACTTGTCCAGAACGAGAAATATTTTGAATTTTCAATAGACGGCATTAATTATCAAAGCTCTAATGTATTCACGAATGCACCAAGCGGACTGCAGACAGCATATGTCCGTGAAGTTAATTTATGCAGCAGTGATCAGAAAACATTTATAGTAATTATCATTCCTAAATTTTTCACACCAAATAATGATGGCTATAATGATGTTTGGGAAGTAAAAGGCCTAATAAATTATCCTTTAGGCGAAGTAACTGTTTTTGACCGCTACGGAAAATTAATCACACTTCTTAATAGTTACAACTACACTTGGGATGGTACATTTAACAAAAATCTGTTACCCGCTTCTGATTATTGGTATGTACTAAAGTTAGATAAAAACAGTCCGGAAGTAAAAGGTCATTTTTCTCTGAAGAGATAA
- the folK gene encoding 2-amino-4-hydroxy-6-hydroxymethyldihydropteridine diphosphokinase, whose translation MELQHQVILSLGSNQGNRLKNIELCLELIHQEIGTIIKVSNLYETPSWGFESEAFYNCALVMHTFKKAEQILEEVLAVEKQLGRIRNENAGYQSRIIDIDLIAFDSEIIDSEHLQIPHPLMQNRKFVLLPFQDLKLDWVHPVLKKTIPELIEITPDDSVCEIVQELISPLHSIRLNQYNYIAIEGNIGAGKSTLALKMAQDFNAKTVLERFADNPFLPKFYKDQNRYAFSLEMSFLADRYQQLSDDLSQFDLFKDFIIADYHIFKSLLFSKITLEADEFRLYRTLFDIIYKEMPKPDLYIYLYQNTDRLLQNIKNRGRSYEQDITAEYLDKINKGYLEYIKTQTDLNVLVVDVSDRDFVGSQEDYIYILNEIQKKSNL comes from the coding sequence ATGGAACTACAGCATCAAGTCATTTTATCTTTGGGGAGTAATCAGGGCAATCGGTTAAAAAACATCGAATTGTGTCTGGAGTTAATTCATCAGGAAATCGGAACTATTATAAAAGTGTCCAATTTGTATGAAACACCTTCTTGGGGATTTGAAAGTGAAGCATTCTATAATTGTGCTTTGGTTATGCATACTTTTAAAAAAGCCGAACAGATTCTGGAGGAAGTTTTGGCCGTTGAAAAGCAGCTGGGCAGGATACGCAACGAAAATGCGGGTTATCAATCGAGAATCATTGATATTGACCTGATTGCTTTTGATTCTGAAATAATCGATTCCGAACATCTGCAGATTCCTCATCCTTTGATGCAGAACCGAAAATTTGTTTTACTTCCTTTTCAGGATTTAAAGCTAGACTGGGTTCATCCTGTTTTAAAAAAAACAATTCCCGAATTAATTGAAATAACGCCTGATGACAGCGTTTGCGAGATAGTTCAGGAACTGATAAGCCCTTTACATTCCATTCGGTTAAACCAGTATAATTACATTGCTATCGAAGGGAATATTGGTGCAGGGAAATCAACATTGGCACTAAAAATGGCTCAGGACTTTAATGCTAAAACAGTTTTGGAGCGTTTTGCAGACAATCCTTTTTTGCCCAAATTCTATAAAGATCAAAACCGGTATGCTTTTTCGTTAGAAATGTCTTTTTTAGCAGACAGGTATCAGCAGTTATCTGATGATTTATCGCAGTTTGATTTGTTTAAAGATTTTATTATTGCAGATTATCATATTTTTAAATCGCTCTTATTTTCTAAAATTACATTAGAAGCCGATGAATTTCGATTGTATCGTACGCTGTTTGACATCATTTACAAAGAAATGCCAAAACCGGATCTATATATTTACCTGTATCAAAATACTGATCGCTTACTGCAGAATATAAAAAACCGCGGCAGAAGTTATGAGCAGGATATCACTGCCGAATATCTAGACAAAATAAATAAAGGCTACTTAGAATACATCAAGACCCAGACAGATTTGAATGTTTTGGTTGTTGATGTTTCCGACCGTGATTTTGTAGGCAGTCAGGAAGATTATATTTATATTCTTAATGAAATTCAGAAGAAAAGTAATCTGTGA